From the Prunus dulcis chromosome 4, ALMONDv2, whole genome shotgun sequence genome, one window contains:
- the LOC117625035 gene encoding heterogeneous nuclear ribonucleoprotein 1-like isoform X2 translates to MEPDLGKLFIGGISWDTDEERLKEYFRKYGEVVEAVIMRDRATGRARGFGFVVFADPAVAERVIMDKHMIDCRTVEAKKAVPKEDQNILNRTGVAHGSPGPGRTRKIFVGGLASTVTESDFKKYFDQFGTVTDVVVMYDHNTQRPRGFGFITYDSEEAVDRVLHKTFHELNGKMVEVKRAVPKELSPGPTRSPLIGYNYSPGRTSGLLNGYAQGYNMSPIGGFGISMDTRFNPLSSGRSGLSPFGTTGYGLGMNLEPGLSPNYGGNSNFGNSLGYARMLSPYYNANSNRYATPIGYNAGNGRSSSVVSSTNRNVWANSGINNNINPASTGGYLSSENGGFGVAIGNNDSNWGPNSFSTQSRGSASGYTSAGGYGSGESSFGLGGGGYGRNSGTGVAPTSSFPTSTVGYEGSYGDLYHSDSVYGDSTWRSTSPELDGSSTFGYGLGDLPADISAKSSGGYIGSYNVTSRQPNRGIAA, encoded by the exons ATGGAACCAGATCTTGGCAAGCTCTTCATTGGCGGGATTTCCTGGGACACAGATGAGGAACGGCTCAAAGAATATTTCAGGAAATATGGAGAGGTGGTGGAGGCTGTGATCATGAGGGATCGTGCAACCGGTCGTGCTCGTGGCTTTGGTTTCGTTGTCTTTGCGGATCCTGCAGTTGCAGAAAGAGTCATTATGGATAAGCACATGATCGATTGCCGCACA GTGGAAGCAAAGAAGGCTGTTCCTAAGGAGGATCAGAACATTTTAAACAGAACTGGGGTTGCTCATGGTTCCCCTGGTCCTGGACGCACGAGAAAGATTTTTGTTGGAGGTTTAGCATCCACAGTCACTGAGAGTGACTTTAAGAAGTACTTTGATCAATTTGGTACAGTCACTGATGTTGTAGTAATGTATGATCACAACACCCAAAGGCCGAGAGGCTTCGGATTCATCACTTATGACTCGGAGGAGGCAGTTGACAGAGTTCTGCATAAAACATTTCATGAACTCAATGGTAAGATGGTTGAGGTCAAGAGGGCAGTCCCTAAGGAGCTATCTCCAGGGCCCACCCGGAGCCCTCTGATAGGATACAACTATAGTCCAGGTAGGACCAGTGGTTTGCTTAACGGTTATGCTCAGGGTTATAATATGAGCCCAATTGGAGGTTTTGGCATCAGTATGGATACAAGGTTCAATCCACTTTCTAGTGGTCGTAGCGGGTTGTCTCCATTTGGCACTACTGGATATGGACTGGGTATGAATTTAGAGCCAGGATTGAGCCCAAACTATGGCGGGAATTCCAACTTTGGCAATAGTCTAGGATATGCACGGATGTTGAGCCCCTATTATAATGCCAATTCAAACAGGTATGCTACCCCTATTGGATATAATGCGGGTAATGGAAGGAGCAGTTCTGTAGTAAGCTCAACTAATCGGAATGTCTGGGCAAACAGTGGCATCAACAATAACATAAACCCTGCCAGTACTGGGGGTTACTTGAGTTCTGAAAATGGGGGCTTTGGAGTTGCTATAGGAAATAATGATTCAAATTGGGGCCCCAATTCTTTTTCAACTCAAAGTAGAGGCAGTGCTTCTGGATATACTAGTGCCGGTGGTTATGGTAGTGGAGAAAGCAGCTTTGGGTTGGGAGGAGGAGGATACGGAAGAAACAGTGGTACTGGGGTTGCCCCAACATCATCATTTCCCACATCAACTGTTGGTTATGAGGGGTCTTATGGGGACTTGTACCATAGTGATTCAGTTTATGGTGACTCAACTTGGCGCTCTACCAGTCCTGAACTAGATGGTTCTAGCACATTTGGTTACGGCCTGGGTGATTTACCTGCAGACATCAGCGCCAAAAGTTCTGGGGGCTATATTGGAAGTTACAATGTTACCAGTAGACAACCAAATAGAG GAATTGCTGCTTAG
- the LOC117625035 gene encoding heterogeneous nuclear ribonucleoprotein 1-like isoform X1 has translation MKRMEPDLGKLFIGGISWDTDEERLKEYFRKYGEVVEAVIMRDRATGRARGFGFVVFADPAVAERVIMDKHMIDCRTVEAKKAVPKEDQNILNRTGVAHGSPGPGRTRKIFVGGLASTVTESDFKKYFDQFGTVTDVVVMYDHNTQRPRGFGFITYDSEEAVDRVLHKTFHELNGKMVEVKRAVPKELSPGPTRSPLIGYNYSPGRTSGLLNGYAQGYNMSPIGGFGISMDTRFNPLSSGRSGLSPFGTTGYGLGMNLEPGLSPNYGGNSNFGNSLGYARMLSPYYNANSNRYATPIGYNAGNGRSSSVVSSTNRNVWANSGINNNINPASTGGYLSSENGGFGVAIGNNDSNWGPNSFSTQSRGSASGYTSAGGYGSGESSFGLGGGGYGRNSGTGVAPTSSFPTSTVGYEGSYGDLYHSDSVYGDSTWRSTSPELDGSSTFGYGLGDLPADISAKSSGGYIGSYNVTSRQPNRGIAA, from the exons ATG AAAAGGATGGAACCAGATCTTGGCAAGCTCTTCATTGGCGGGATTTCCTGGGACACAGATGAGGAACGGCTCAAAGAATATTTCAGGAAATATGGAGAGGTGGTGGAGGCTGTGATCATGAGGGATCGTGCAACCGGTCGTGCTCGTGGCTTTGGTTTCGTTGTCTTTGCGGATCCTGCAGTTGCAGAAAGAGTCATTATGGATAAGCACATGATCGATTGCCGCACA GTGGAAGCAAAGAAGGCTGTTCCTAAGGAGGATCAGAACATTTTAAACAGAACTGGGGTTGCTCATGGTTCCCCTGGTCCTGGACGCACGAGAAAGATTTTTGTTGGAGGTTTAGCATCCACAGTCACTGAGAGTGACTTTAAGAAGTACTTTGATCAATTTGGTACAGTCACTGATGTTGTAGTAATGTATGATCACAACACCCAAAGGCCGAGAGGCTTCGGATTCATCACTTATGACTCGGAGGAGGCAGTTGACAGAGTTCTGCATAAAACATTTCATGAACTCAATGGTAAGATGGTTGAGGTCAAGAGGGCAGTCCCTAAGGAGCTATCTCCAGGGCCCACCCGGAGCCCTCTGATAGGATACAACTATAGTCCAGGTAGGACCAGTGGTTTGCTTAACGGTTATGCTCAGGGTTATAATATGAGCCCAATTGGAGGTTTTGGCATCAGTATGGATACAAGGTTCAATCCACTTTCTAGTGGTCGTAGCGGGTTGTCTCCATTTGGCACTACTGGATATGGACTGGGTATGAATTTAGAGCCAGGATTGAGCCCAAACTATGGCGGGAATTCCAACTTTGGCAATAGTCTAGGATATGCACGGATGTTGAGCCCCTATTATAATGCCAATTCAAACAGGTATGCTACCCCTATTGGATATAATGCGGGTAATGGAAGGAGCAGTTCTGTAGTAAGCTCAACTAATCGGAATGTCTGGGCAAACAGTGGCATCAACAATAACATAAACCCTGCCAGTACTGGGGGTTACTTGAGTTCTGAAAATGGGGGCTTTGGAGTTGCTATAGGAAATAATGATTCAAATTGGGGCCCCAATTCTTTTTCAACTCAAAGTAGAGGCAGTGCTTCTGGATATACTAGTGCCGGTGGTTATGGTAGTGGAGAAAGCAGCTTTGGGTTGGGAGGAGGAGGATACGGAAGAAACAGTGGTACTGGGGTTGCCCCAACATCATCATTTCCCACATCAACTGTTGGTTATGAGGGGTCTTATGGGGACTTGTACCATAGTGATTCAGTTTATGGTGACTCAACTTGGCGCTCTACCAGTCCTGAACTAGATGGTTCTAGCACATTTGGTTACGGCCTGGGTGATTTACCTGCAGACATCAGCGCCAAAAGTTCTGGGGGCTATATTGGAAGTTACAATGTTACCAGTAGACAACCAAATAGAG GAATTGCTGCTTAG
- the LOC117625477 gene encoding probable inactive receptor kinase At5g53320: MGDESSEFEALRQFIRAVDPQHVLSIGYNVPMQRNPCMHKLKGVKCNSQGTSVTEIRLEDLNLRGMLDVDSLCKLPNLQYVSLARNQIRGTISKSIVHCTRLTYLNLRSNVLSGRIPKKALSKIKDLRRLDISDNHFTTTSPLLKEEFQHYTYAMESVTIMAASDSPTSGNPNPPGKSWYKRYKFMIPLVVGIGFFLLFTYFAGRKAAKLAADREIMKSLRDSPHKMPLPKIQEEEKPLENCSELVFFVEEHESFKLEDLLEATADLRNQTFRSSLYKVILKNNALYAVKRLKKLQVPFEEFGQTMRQIGNLKHPNILPLIGYNSSNEEKLLIYKFQTNGSLLNLLESYIEGKRDFPWRVRLTIARGIARGLAFIYQRSDECIPHGNLKLSNILLDDKEEPLISEYGFSRFFDPKKGCVISSNGYTAPEKMLSEKGDVYSFGVILLELLTGKTVEGTGIDLPKWVTAMVKEEWTGEVFDKEVAKAAKEWAFPLLNIALKCVSASPTNRPTVAEVYERIEEVMHDNSNSSDCTTECGAYQDNCCMLHSIIPETWDSPGSNY; the protein is encoded by the exons ATGGGCGATGAGTCATCAGAATTTGAAGCTTTGCGGCAATTCATTAGAGCTGTTGATCCTCAACATGTACTCAGCATTGGCTACAATGTGCCTATGCAGCGAAATCCCTGCATGCATAAGTTGAAGGGTGTGAAATGCAACTCACAGGGTACCTCGGTAACGGAAATCAGGCTTGAAGATCTGAATCTTAGGGGCATGCTTGATGTAGATTCACTATGTAAGCTCCCAAATCTTCAATATGTTAGCTTAGCAAGAAACCAAATCCGGGGAACTATTTCTAAGTCAATAGTGCACTGCACAAGGCTAACCTATTTGAATCTGAGGAGCAATGTTTTGAGTGGGAGGATACCTAAAAAGGCTCTgagtaaaataaaagatctAAGGAGATTGGACATTTCTGACAATCATTTTACTACCACCAGCCCACTTTTGAAAGAGGAATTTCAGCATTATACATAT GCTATGGAGTCGGTGACCATAATGGCAGCCTCAGATAGCCCAACTAGTGGGAATCCTAATCCTCCCGGTAAATCGTGGTACAAGAGATACAAGTTCATGATACCATTAGTTGTTGGGATTGGCTTCTTTCTCTTGTTCACATACTTCGcagggaggaaggcggcgaagtTAGCTGCAGATAGGGAGATTATGAAGTCGCTTCGAGACTCACCACACAAAATGCCTCTTCCTAAGATTCAAGAGGAAGAGAAGCCATTAGAAAATTGCTCAGAGCTTGTGTTCTTTGTTGAAGAACACGAGAGCTTTAAATTGGAGGACCTCCTTGAAGCCACAGCTGACTTGAGAAACCAGACCTTTCGCAGCAGCCTTTACAAGGTAATACTCAAGAACAATGCTCTATACGCAGTCAAAAGGTTGAAGAAATTGCAGGTACCCTTTGAGGAGTTTGGCCAAACAATGAGACAGATAGGGAACCTAAAGCATCCAAACATTCTACCTCTTATTGGTTACAATTCTAGCAATGAAGAAAAACTTCTGATCTACAAGTTTCAAACCAATGGAAGTCTGCTAAACCTGCTTGAGA GCTACATAGAGGGTAAGAGGGATTTTCCATGGAGGGTTCGGCTAACCATAGCGCGCGGCATTGCAAGGGGCCTAGCCTTCATATATCAGAGATCTGATGAGTGCATCCCTCATGGGAATCTCAAGCTCTCAAATATCCTCTTGGATGACAAGGAGGAACCCCTAATTAGCGAATACGGGTTTTCAAGATTCTTCGACCCCAAGAAAGGATGTGTCATTTCCTCCAATGGTTACACAGCCCCTGAGAAAATGTTATCAGAAAAGGGTGATGTTTATAGCTTTGGAGTGATCCTTCTGGAGTTGTTAACAGGCAAAACAGTGGAAGGAACTGGTATAGATCTTCCTAAGTGGGTCACTGCCATGGTTAAGGAAGAATGGACAGGAGAGGTTTTTGACAAGGAGGTTGCTAAAGCTGCAAAAGAATGGGCCTTTCCTCTGCTCAACATTGCCCTAAAATGTGTATCGGCTTCCCCCACAAACAGGCCAACTGTGGCAGAAGTTTATGAGAGGATTGAAGAGGTTATGCATGACAATTCGAATTCATCGGATTGCACAACCGAGTGCGGCGCCTATCAAGACAACTGCTGCATGCTTCACTCCATCATACCTGAGACCTGGGACAGTCCTGGATCAAATTACTAG
- the LOC117626252 gene encoding probable serine/threonine-protein kinase WNK11: MPSENQEQSDKEQFVEIDPSGRYGRYNELLGCGAVKKVYRAFDQEEGIEVAWNQVKLRNFTNDPAMIERLYAEVGLLRSLADKNIITLYNVWRDAENNTLNFMTEVCTNGNLRDYRKKHKHVSLIALKKWSKQILKGLEYLHTHEPCVIHRDLNCSNVFINGNIGQVKIGDLGLAAIVGKNHSAHSVLGTPEFMAPELYEEDYTEMVDIYSFGMCVLEMVTLEIPYSECDNVVKIYKKVTSGVRPQSLNKVEDPEVKAFVEKCLAQPRARPSATELLNDPFFDEVEEDDNEENVYS; encoded by the exons ATGCCGAGTGAAAACCAAGAGCAATCTGACAAAGAACAGTTCGTCGAAATCGACCCCTCGGGGCGATACGGGCGGTACAACGAGCTCCTAGGGTGCGGTGCAGTGAAGAAGGTGTACCGGGCGTTTGATCAAGAAGAGGGCATAGAGGTGGCATGGAACCAAGTCAAGCTACGTAACTTCACCAATGACCCTGCCATGATCGAACGGCTCTACGCCGAGGTTGGGTTGCTGAGATCCCTGGCAGACAAGAACATCATCACCTTGTATAATGTGTGGCGGGACGCAGAGAATAACACCCTCAATTTCATGACAGAAGTTTGTACAAATGGGAATCTGAGGGACTATAGGAAGAAGCATAAGCATGTTTCATTGATAGCCTTGAAGAAGTGGTCCAAGCAGATCTTGAAAGGGCTTGAGTATTTGCATACTCATGAGCCTTGTGTTATCCACAGAGATCTCAATTGCAGCAATGTCTTTATCAACGGGAATATTGGCCAG GTGAAGATTGGTGATTTGGGATTGGCTGCAATTGTGGGGAAGAACCATTCAGCGCATTCAGTGTTAGGGACTCCAGAATTTATGGCACCAGAGCTATATGAAGAGGACTACACTGAAATGGTGGACATATACTCATTTGGGATGTGTGTGCTAGAGATGGTGACCTTGGAAATTCCCTACAGTGAATGTGACAATGTTgtcaaaatatacaaaaaggTAACCTCTGGGGTAAGACCCCAATCCTTGAACAAGGTCGAGGACCCAGAGGTGAAGGCATTTGTTGAGAAGTGCCTCGCCCAACCTAGGGCTAGGCCTTCTGCCACTGAACTTCTCAACGATCCATTTTTTGATGAAGTCGAAGAGGATGATAATGAAGAAAATGTTTACTCTTGA
- the LOC117625478 gene encoding putative receptor like protein 25, producing the protein MDLSNNRFSDLLATKYFEHLTAMINSQEHGLKYMGGCYYQDIVVVTIKGFEIEMKKILMFFTTIDFSYNTFRGEISSVISKLKSLEGLNFSHNELKGTIPPSFGNMCNLEWLNLSSNKLVGDIPQQLVNLTSLEKFNVSENRLVGPIPHGKQFDTFENDSYSGNIGLCGLPLSKTCSAHQSPPSSFQQEDDLEHGNGFDWKVVLMGYAFGVVIGISVGYLVISNGTANWLVKVVGRKQRRRIMKITK; encoded by the coding sequence ATGGACCTCTCAAACAATCGGTTTAGCGATCTCTTGGCAACCAAATATTTTGAACATTTGACAGCCATGATAAACTCGCAAGAACATGGACTGAAATATATGGGAGGGTGCTACTATCAGGATATTGTGGTAGTGACAATTAAAGGCTTCgaaattgaaatgaagaaGATCCTAATGTTCTTCACAACTATTGATTTCTCATATAACACTTTCAGAGGAGAGATTTCAAGTGTAATCAGTAAGCTTAAATCATTGGAGGGGCTTAACTTTTCTCATAATGAGCTTAAAGGTACAATTCCACCATCATTTGGCAATATGTGCAATCTTGAATGGTTAAATCTGTCTTCAAACAAACTTGTTGGTGATATTCCTCAGCAATTGGTAAATCTAACATCACTTGAAAAGTTCAATGTTTCAGAAAATCGACTTGTGGGGCCTATACCTCATGGCAAGCAATTTGATACATTTGAAAATGACTCATATAGTGGAAATATAGGATTGTGTGGATTGCCACTTTCTAAAACATGCAGTGCACATCAATCACCGCCATCGTCATTCCAACAAGAGGATGATTTGGAGCATGGGAATGGTTTTGATTGGAAGGTAGTGTTGATGGGGTATGCATTTGGTGTGGTAATTGGAATATCTGTGGGATATCTTGTAATCTCTAATGGAACAGCAAATTGGCTTGTTAAAGTGGTAGGAAGAAAGCAACGTCGTAGAATTATGAAAATCACAAAATGA